The following is a genomic window from Amycolatopsis australiensis.
GTCCCAGTGCGCGCCGGTGAGCTCGACGCCGAAGCGGATCTTCTCGCGCAGCCGGTACTTGTCCGCGACCCGCTTGAGGTACTCGAAGATCTCCGGCTGCGGCGAGAACGACCGCGACCAGTCCGGGTTCTGCTCGTACGAGAACGAGTACATGTGCGACTGCACGTCGCACGCGCACCCGGGGTAGGAGTTGTCGCGCCAGGTGCCGCCCACCTCGTCGGCCTTCTCCAGGATCACGTAGTCCCGGATGCCGGCCTTTTCGAGCTGGATCGCCTGGCCGAGCCCGGAGAACCCGGTGCCCACGATCACGACCTTGAACCGCTCGGTCATCTGTCGGCCTCCGCTGCGTCGAGGTTGCTGCCCAGATGACGTTACCTCAAGTAACAGTTACTTGGAAGTACTCCCTACCGGCTAGTACGTCCCGTCGAGCTTGGTGTGGTCCCAGCTGGCGACCTTGGTCGGGGTGAACACCAGCCCGATGCGTTTCGGGGCCTGACCTGCGATGAACGCCTTCAGCTCGGCCGGCGCGGGGTCGCCGGGCCGGGCGCCCGAGTACCGCTGCATGAGCGTGATCCCCATCCGGGTGACCTCTTCGGTGTCCTCGATGATCCGGACGTCGGCTTCGAACGAGACGCCGCGCAGCTTCTCGTAGCTGTCACCGTCTTCGACGAGCACGGTCGCCTCGGGCAGGCGCCGGAGGTTCTTCGCCTTCTGCGACGTGCCGTACGTCCAGGTCGCGACGCCGTCCTCGTGCGGGAAGTACCACAGCGGCGCCAGGTGCGGGCGGCCGTTCGGGCCGATGCTGGCGACGTTGATGACCTTCTGCTCGGCGAGGTACGCGCGCACCTCGTCCTCGGTCATCCGGATCTGGTCGCGACGGGACATGGTCACCCCTTGGTGGCGGCCCGGCCGCCGTGTCCGGTGACCGCCGACTCGAACGCGCCGCGGGCCTCGATGTCGGCCAGCGCGGCCTTGTCCGCCGACGGTACCCGGCTGCGGGACCCGATCTCGATGATCGGCGGCAGGAACGCGCGGAACAGCTTGAGCGCGCCGACCCAACGCGGCACGTGGATGGTCCTGGCCCGCTTGAGGATGCCCGCTTCGAGGTCGTCGAGCGCGACGTCGAGCGGGTAGGTCTTGCCGATCAGGCCCGGCATCGACGCGCGGAGCTTGCCGAACACCGGGTGCGCGTCGGCGCTCTCGACCAGGTCGGTGCGGATCCACGTCGGGTGCGCGACGCCGACCTTGACGCCCAGGTGCGCGACCTCGGCGCGGAGGCTGTTCGAGAACGCCTCGACGCCGGCCTTGGCGGCGGCGTAGTTCGCCATGCCCGGCGCGTGCGTGATCGCGGCGAGGCTCGAGATGGCCAGCAGGTAGCCCTTGCGCTCGATGACGTGCGGGAGCGTGACGCGGAACGTGCGCCAGACGCCGAGCAGGTCGACCTCGATGACCTTCTCGAAGGCGGCCCGGTCGACCGACCGGACGAAGCCCGCGGTCGCGATGCCGGCGTTCGCGATGACGATGTCGATCCCGCCGAAGTGCTCGACGACCCCCTTGGTGGCCTGCTCGAGGGCGTCCCAGCTGGTGACGTCGGCCTCCCACGCGCGGGCGTTCGGCCCGATCCGGCCGGCGACCTTCTGCTGCTCTTCGGCTTCGAGCCCGACGAGGGCGACCTTCGCGCCGCGCGCGGCGAGCCGCTCGGCCAGCCCGGCGCCGATGCCGCGGGCGGCGCCGGTGATCAGCACGACCTTGCCGTCGACCTTCTTGGTGCCGCTCAGCAGCGAAAACGGGTTGGCCACGGTGCCCTCCTAGACGTCACTTGAGGGCACCGTACCGCACCTTACCCGCGGTAAGCTACCCAACAGTAGGCTCACTTTCGCGGGAAAGTGCGGCCAGTTCGTCCGCGGTGAGTTCGAGGGTCACGGACGCGACGAGATCGGTGAGCTGCCGGGGCGTCCGCGCGCTGGCGATCGGCGCCGCGACCGTCGGCTGCTGCCGCAGCCAGGCCAGTGCCACGGTGGCGACCGAGACGCCGCGCGCGGCCGCGACCTCGTCGAGCGCCGCGAGCACGCGTTCGCCGCCGTGGTCCAAATAGGACGCCGCACGAGCGGCACGCGGGCTGTCACCGGTCTCGTCCTTGGTGCGGTACTTGCCCGTGAGGAAGCCCTTCGCCAGAGCGAAGTACGGCAGCGTCGCGAGGCCTTCGCGCTCGACGAGCGGGGCGAGGTCGCGCTCGTAGCCCCGCTCCACGAGGTTGTAGTGCGGCTGCAGCACGGCGTACCGCGCGAACCCATTCCTGTCCGAAATGGACAGTGCGGCGGCCAGCCGCTCGGCGCTGTAGTTGGACGCGCCGATGTGGCGCACCTTGCCCGCGCGGACCAGGGCGTCGAACGCTTCGAGCGTCTCCTCGAGCGGGGTGCCCGGGTCGTCGCGGTGGGCGTAGTAGAGGTCGATGTGGTCGGTCCCGAGCCGGCGCAGTGAGTCTTCGGCCGCGGCCTGGATGTTCTTCGCGGACAGACCGGGCCGCGCGTCCCACATGCCGACCTTGGTCGCGATGACGACGTCGTCGCGGTTGCCGCGCGTGGCCAGCCAGTTGCCGAGGATCTCCTCGGAACGGCCGCCGCCGCCGTACAGGTCGGCTGTGTCGACGAAGTTGCCGCCGGCCGTCGTGTAGGCGTCCAGCACGGCGAAGGACTGCGCCTCGTCCGCCGTCCAGCCGAAGACGTTGCCGCCGAGGTTGAGCCCGTACACGTCGAGGTCGGTGTTACCCAGCTTGGTCATGCCGCCGACGTTAGTCTTTCCCACGTACTGGGAAGCCGGGAGGAAAATCGCCTCCTCGCGCGTTGGAGTGTTCCATGGCAATCGAACTGGGCAAGCTCGGAATCTGGCGGCAGTACCCGGACGTCGACGCGAAGTTCGCGGCGGACGCGGAGAAGCTCGGCTACGGCGCGATCTGGCTGGGCAGCTCGCCCGGCGGCGACCTCGCCTACGTAGACGACCTGCTGGGCGCGACGGAGTCACTGGTCGTCGCGACCGGCATCGTGAACATCTGGCAGGACGAACCGGCGTCGATCGCCAAGGCGTACGAGCGGATCGCGGGCAAGTACCCGGACCGGTTCCTGCTCGGCGTCGGCGCCGGCCACCGCGAGCACACGCAGGAGTTCAAGAAGCCGTACACCGCGCTGGTCGAGTACCTGGACGGCCTGGACGCGGCGGGGGTCCCGGTGGCCGGCCGGGCGCTGGCCGCGCTCGGCCCGAAGGTGGTCAAGCTGGCCGGGGACCGGACCGCGGGCGCGCACCCGTACCTGGTGACGCCGGAGCACACGCGCGAAGCGCGGCAGATCCTCGGCCCGGGCAAGCTGCTGGCGCCGGAGCACAAGGTCGTCCTCGGCACCGACGCGGCGGAGGCCCGCGCGATCGGCCGCCGGACCGTGAAGTTCTACCTCGGGCTCGTCAACTACGTCAGCAACCTGCGGAAACTCGGCTTCACCGACGAGGACCTCGCCGGCGAGGGCAGCGACCGCCTGGTCGACGCGCTGGCGTTGCACGGCGACGCGGAGACGATCGCGACCGGCCTGCGCGCGCACTTCGAGGCGGGCGCGGACCAGGTCATCGTCCAGGTGCTGAACGAGGACCCGTGGCCGGCGTACCGCGAGCTGGCCGCCGCGTTGCGCTGAGCGTGTGACGTCCGTCCGGTCCCCGGGTGCCCGTGGACCGGACGGGCCGCGTTCTGAACCGATTCGACGTGCGCGGAAGTTTCTGCGCGGGGACCGGTGTGCGGCGGCGGTCCACCTCGTACGATGCGGTCGGGACCACCCTGTGCCAAGGAGGAGTAACGATGCCCATCGCCACCCCCGAGGTCTACGCGGAGATGCTCGACCGGGCCAAGGCGAACGAGTTCGCCTACCCGGCCATCAACGTGACCTCGTCCGAGACCGTGAACGCCGCCATCCGCGGCTTCGCCGAGGCGGAGAGCGACGGCATCATCCAGTTCTCCACCGGCGGTGCCGAGTTCGCGTCCGGCCAGAAGGTCAAGGACATGGTCACCGGCGCGACGGCGCTCGCGGAGTTCGCCCAGGTCGTCGCGGCGAAGTACGACGTGAACGTCGCGCTGCACACCGACCACTGCCCGAAGGACAAGCTGGACGGCTTCGTCCGCCCGCTGCTGGAGATCTCGGCCGAGCGGGTGAAGAACGGCCAGAACCCGCTGTTCCAGTCCCACATGTGGGACGGCTCGGCGATCGACCTCGACGAGAACCTGGAGATCGCGGCGGAGCTGCTGGCCAAGGCGTCGGCGGCGAAGATCATCCTCGAGGTGGAGATCGGCGTCGTGGGCGGCGAGGAGGACGGCGTCGCGCACGACATCAACGAGAAGCTGTACACGGCCGAAGGCGACTTCCTGAAGACGATCGACGCGCTGGGCGCGGGCGAAAAGGGCCGCTACCTGCTGGCGGCGACGTTCGGCAACGTCCACGGCGTGTACAAGCCGGGCAACGTGAAGCTGCGCCCGGACGTGCTGAAGGGCGGCCAGGAGGCGGCGGCGAAGAAGCTGGGCCTGGACGCGGGCTCGAAGCCGTTCGAGCTGGTCTTCCACGGCGGCTCGGGCTCCCTGCCGGAGGAGATCCGCGAGGCGGTCTCGTACGGCGTGGTGAAGATGAACGTGGACACGGACACGCAGTACGCGTTCTCCCGCCCGATCGCGGACCACTTCTTCAAGAACTACGACGGCGTCCTGAAGGTGGACGGCGAGGTGGGCAACAAGAAGGTCTACGACCCGCGTTCGTACCTGAAGGCGGCAGAGGCCGGCATGGCGGCCCGCGTGGTCGAGGCCTGCCAGGCGCTGGGCTCGGCGGGCACGAAGCTCAAGTAGGTTTTCGCGCGAAGGGCCGCCACGGAAGATTCGTGGCGGCCCTTCGTCGTGTTCAGATCGTCTCAGGCACCACCGAGCGCCGGGCGGAGAACCGCCGCGCCACCGGACCGGCCCCGGCCCACAGCACGAACACCCCGGCCAGCACCACCAAAGCCGTCCAGTACGCGACCGGTGGCGCCGACTCCGTGTGCGCGTCGCCGAGGACCCACGGGCGGAACTGGGACTGCACCCACAACGCCCCGTACCCGAACGCCGTCACCAGCAGCGCTCCCGCGCCCGCGCGCAGCACGCCGTTGCCCATCGTGAACGCCACGTCCACTGCCAGCCCCACGAAGACCAGGTAGAACGGCACCGTCGACACCGGGAACCCCAACCCGAGCAGCAGCGGCCACATCACCGACCGGTACGCCACATACGCCAGCGCCACCGAAGAGGCCGCCCAGCGGAAGCCCAGCGTGCGGCGCGCCAAGACCAGGATCAACGCCATCACCCCGATGCCCCACAGCGGGTACACCCACTCCGGAATCGGCATCGTGAAGTGCAGCACCGCCGTCCGGTCGACCGGGTGGCCGATCTGGTTGGCCGCGAAGTCCAGCAGCGACTTCTCCGCCTCCGGCGTGCCGCGCTCCCACGCGCGCAGGCCCAGGATCCCGTACTCCTGCTGGCCGTTCGGGAAGAACGTGTTCTCCAGGAAGAACGCCCACAGCGCCAGCAGCACGCCCGTGCGGAAGCGGCCCGGCGGGGACAGCCTGAGCCAGCCGAGCAGGACGCCCGCCTGCATGATGCCCGTGCCCAGGTAGAGCATCATGTGCGACGGGCTCCACGCGGTCAGGTCGAGGCCGTTGACGCGGTGGTTGATGACGTCCAGCGGCGCCGCCACCAGGAACGTCAGCAGGCCGATCTGCATCAGGCGCAGCGACCGCCGGTCGGCGCCGAGGCCCGTGTAGCTGTGGATCGCCACCAGCACGACGATGATCACCGTGCCGACCGTGTTGATCAGGTGCGGCGGGGCCAGGTCGTCGCGCAGCCACCGGAAGTGCCACGACATGTCCCACGACGAGCCGACCAGCTTGAACGCGAACGCCGTCAGCCACATCCCGTAGCAGAACCGCAGCACCCAGTCCGGCGTCGGCTGCCCGGGGGCGCCGCGGTGCCAGTGCCGCGTGAAGAACAGCCGCGTCTTGCCGATCGGGCTGCGCGGGATCACGTCCGCCGGGACGTCGACTGCCTTGGCCATGCCGGACATCATGGCCGGTCATGGTCACGAGCGGATCCCGACCGTGGCAAACACCGCGAAAATCCGGGTTCCCCCCGACCTTCGCCCCACCTTCTTCCCCACCACCGCCCTCAACGGAGGCGCTTCGCGCCACAGTTCACCCTTAAGGGTGGCCGGCTTGCTTCCGGCCGCCGTGGCTTGGCATGGTGTGCCGCCATGATGCCGAAACGAGTTGTGGCCGCCGTCCTGGTCGGCGCCCTGGTCCTGGCCGGCGGCGGGGTTCTCGCGGGTCTGTTCTTCTGACCATTGGGCAGAATGGGCGCCATGACGCACAACCTGCTCGGCCCCGAGCCGACGCTGCTGCCGGAGCACACCGCCGCCCAGGCCGCGCTCGACGCCGGGAACGACCCGGCCGCCGTCGCGGCCGAACACCCCGACTACAGCGAGGCGTGGGCTTCGCTGGCCGAGAAGGCCCTGGACGCGGGCGAGACCGTCGCCGCGTACGCGTACGCCCGCACCGGCTACCACCGCGGCCTCGACCAGCTGCGCCGCGCCGGCTGGAAGGGCTTCGGCCCGGTGCCCTGGTCGCACCGCCCCAACCAGGGATTCCTGCGCGCCCTCGCCGTGCTGGGCAAGGCCGCCGGCAAGATCGGCGAGACCGAAGAGTACGAGCGCTGCAAGACCTTCATCGCCGACTCCGACCCGGCGGCCGCGGAAGCCACCGGCCTGAAGTGACCCGCCCGGTCGTGAGTGAGAAACGGTGTTCCAACCCTGTTTCTCACTCACGACCGGCCGCGGGAGGGGTCAGAACAGGCCGCAGTCGGTGGGCGCCGGGAGACCGGCGAAGCGCCCTTCGAGCCAGGCGAACGCCTCCGGGAACGCCCGCACCGCGGCCAGCACGTGCGTCGGCACCAGCGTCGTGCTGAACTGCACCCGCACGCCCTTGCCGCACCACGTCCGGCCCAGGTCCCGGTCCTGCGCGTACGGCACGATGTCGTCGAGCGCGCTGTGGACGATCAGCACCGGCACCGACGGCTTCAGCGTCCCGATCTTCTGCTCCGCCACCCGCGACGCGTACGGCTCCTCACCGAGGTACGCGGTCAGCGAGCGGCCGTCGTTGGTCAGCGTCGACGACTGCGTGAACGCGTGCGCCGCGATCGCCTCCACCGTGCACTCGGTCCGCACCTGCTCGAACAGCTGCTTGCCGCGCGCGTTGAGCAGCGCCGGGATGTTCAGCTCCGGGTACGCGTAGTTCATGCTGACCAGCGCGAAGCCGAGGAAACCGACCGCGTAGTGGCCGTCGAGGTTCTTGGCGACCTCGGCCAGGTCCGCCGGTACCGCGCCCGCGTACGCGCCCTTCAACTGCAACTCGGGTGCGTAGCTCGGCTGCAGCTCGGCCGCCGCGGCCGACGCGCCGCCGCCCTGGGAGTAGCCCGCGATCGCGACCGGGCCGTCGTCCGGCAGCCCGGCCTCCGGCAGCCGCTGGGCCGCGCGGACCGCGTCGAGCACCGCGTGCGCCTCCGCCGCGCGGTTGACGTACGTGTGGTCTCCGGGCGTGCCGAGACCTTCGTAGTCGGTCACGACGACGCCGTAGCCCCGCGTCAGCAAGCCCGCGATGAAGGGCCCTTCGTACTCGAAGCCGGCGGCAAGCGCTTTCGACGGCGCGCAGTCGTCGCCCTCGCCCTGCGTGCCCACGGCGTAGGAGACGATCGGCCGCGGGCCCGAGCCGTGCCATGCCGTTCGCGGCGTCAGCACGGTGCCGGTGACCGCGATCGGCGCGCCGTGCGTGTCCGTGCTCCGGTACATGATCCGCTGGACCGACGCGTCGGCCTTGATCAGCTTGATCGGGTCGACGTAGAAGGTCGACGTCTCGTGCCGGATGACGTCGCCGTTGCTGCCCGCGGGCAGCGGCGACGGCGGGTCGTAGAAGGACTCGGCGGAGGCCTGCGGCGGGCCGAGCGTCACCAAGGCCAGCACGGAAACCGTGGCGACCGCCGCGGACAGCGCGCGGCGAGGGAAGATACGCATGCTTGCTCCTCGTTGAGCAGGACTAGTGCGCGGGGAACACCTTTTCAGACAGAGGTGTCGGAAAAAGAATCACGTGAGGTGGACCACCATGTCAAGCCCGGCGCCGCGCGGGCGGCCGCGCAAGCTCCCGGTCGGCGAGCAGCGCACCCGCGTGCTGGACGCGGCGGCCAAGGTCGTCGCGCAGCACGGGATGCAGGGCGCGACGATCGAGCAGATCGCGCGCGAGGCCGGCGTCTCGCGGCAAGCCGTCTACGAGCAGTTCGGTGACCGCGCGACGCTGTTCGCCGAGGTCGTGGCGGCCACCGAGGAGCAGGCCTTCGCCGCCATCGCGGGTCCTTCGGTGACCGACCCGCAGCCGGGGCTGCGGGCCTGGGCGCGGGCCAACTACGCCACCATGGTCACCTTCGTCGCCGAGCGCCCGGAGGCCTACGGCGTCCTCCGCGCGGCCGAGCGCGCCGGCGACCCCGCACTCACCCGGTTGAGGGAGAGATTGGCCGCCGTATACGCCGACGCGAGCCGCAAGCGGTGGGCCGCGCACGGCATCGACTCCGGCCGCGCCGACCGCGCGCTCGTCACGCTCTTCTTCGCGATGACGGAGTCACTGGTCCAGGCCACCTGGGACGGCGATCCGCCGGACCAGGACGCCCTGATCGACCTGCTCACCGAATTCACGGTCGGCGGCGTCGCCCGCCTCCAGACGAAGGCGAGCGACGTCATCGAACGGCTGCGGTAGGGCAGCTAAGCCGCGGCCAGTGCCACGGGGACCGAGCCCACGACCCGGTTGCGCCCGCCGTGCTTCGCCGCGTACACGGCCGCGTCCGCGGACGCCATCACTTCCTCGATCGAGGACCCGTCGATCGGGTAGGCGGCGACGCCGATCGACGCCGTCTGCCGTTCGATGTCGACCGCCGCGCCTTCGTTGGTCGTCGTGCTGATGACCAGCTCGCTGACCCGCTGCCGGATCCGCTCGGCCGTGACGATCGCGTCCTCCTTGGACGTCGACGGCAGCAGCGCGACGAACTCCTCGCCGCCGAAGCGGCCGACCAGGTCGTGCGCCCGGGTCTCCTGCTTGACCACGGCGGCGACCGCCTTGAGCACGTCGTCACCCGCGAGGTGCCCGTAGGTGTCGTTGATCCGCTTGAAGTGGTCGAGGTCGATCATCAGCGCACCGAA
Proteins encoded in this region:
- a CDS encoding LLM class F420-dependent oxidoreductase, whose translation is MAIELGKLGIWRQYPDVDAKFAADAEKLGYGAIWLGSSPGGDLAYVDDLLGATESLVVATGIVNIWQDEPASIAKAYERIAGKYPDRFLLGVGAGHREHTQEFKKPYTALVEYLDGLDAAGVPVAGRALAALGPKVVKLAGDRTAGAHPYLVTPEHTREARQILGPGKLLAPEHKVVLGTDAAEARAIGRRTVKFYLGLVNYVSNLRKLGFTDEDLAGEGSDRLVDALALHGDAETIATGLRAHFEAGADQVIVQVLNEDPWPAYRELAAALR
- a CDS encoding TetR/AcrR family transcriptional regulator, with protein sequence MSSPAPRGRPRKLPVGEQRTRVLDAAAKVVAQHGMQGATIEQIAREAGVSRQAVYEQFGDRATLFAEVVAATEEQAFAAIAGPSVTDPQPGLRAWARANYATMVTFVAERPEAYGVLRAAERAGDPALTRLRERLAAVYADASRKRWAAHGIDSGRADRALVTLFFAMTESLVQATWDGDPPDQDALIDLLTEFTVGGVARLQTKASDVIERLR
- the fbaA gene encoding class II fructose-bisphosphate aldolase, with product MPIATPEVYAEMLDRAKANEFAYPAINVTSSETVNAAIRGFAEAESDGIIQFSTGGAEFASGQKVKDMVTGATALAEFAQVVAAKYDVNVALHTDHCPKDKLDGFVRPLLEISAERVKNGQNPLFQSHMWDGSAIDLDENLEIAAELLAKASAAKIILEVEIGVVGGEEDGVAHDINEKLYTAEGDFLKTIDALGAGEKGRYLLAATFGNVHGVYKPGNVKLRPDVLKGGQEAAAKKLGLDAGSKPFELVFHGGSGSLPEEIREAVSYGVVKMNVDTDTQYAFSRPIADHFFKNYDGVLKVDGEVGNKKVYDPRSYLKAAEAGMAARVVEACQALGSAGTKLK
- a CDS encoding pyridoxamine 5'-phosphate oxidase family protein is translated as MSRRDQIRMTEDEVRAYLAEQKVINVASIGPNGRPHLAPLWYFPHEDGVATWTYGTSQKAKNLRRLPEATVLVEDGDSYEKLRGVSFEADVRIIEDTEEVTRMGITLMQRYSGARPGDPAPAELKAFIAGQAPKRIGLVFTPTKVASWDHTKLDGTY
- a CDS encoding DUF3151 domain-containing protein gives rise to the protein MTHNLLGPEPTLLPEHTAAQAALDAGNDPAAVAAEHPDYSEAWASLAEKALDAGETVAAYAYARTGYHRGLDQLRRAGWKGFGPVPWSHRPNQGFLRALAVLGKAAGKIGETEEYERCKTFIADSDPAAAEATGLK
- a CDS encoding aldo/keto reductase; amino-acid sequence: MTKLGNTDLDVYGLNLGGNVFGWTADEAQSFAVLDAYTTAGGNFVDTADLYGGGGRSEEILGNWLATRGNRDDVVIATKVGMWDARPGLSAKNIQAAAEDSLRRLGTDHIDLYYAHRDDPGTPLEETLEAFDALVRAGKVRHIGASNYSAERLAAALSISDRNGFARYAVLQPHYNLVERGYERDLAPLVEREGLATLPYFALAKGFLTGKYRTKDETGDSPRAARAASYLDHGGERVLAALDEVAAARGVSVATVALAWLRQQPTVAAPIASARTPRQLTDLVASVTLELTADELAALSRESEPTVG
- a CDS encoding SDR family oxidoreductase is translated as MANPFSLLSGTKKVDGKVVLITGAARGIGAGLAERLAARGAKVALVGLEAEEQQKVAGRIGPNARAWEADVTSWDALEQATKGVVEHFGGIDIVIANAGIATAGFVRSVDRAAFEKVIEVDLLGVWRTFRVTLPHVIERKGYLLAISSLAAITHAPGMANYAAAKAGVEAFSNSLRAEVAHLGVKVGVAHPTWIRTDLVESADAHPVFGKLRASMPGLIGKTYPLDVALDDLEAGILKRARTIHVPRWVGALKLFRAFLPPIIEIGSRSRVPSADKAALADIEARGAFESAVTGHGGRAATKG
- a CDS encoding lipase family protein, whose amino-acid sequence is MRIFPRRALSAAVATVSVLALVTLGPPQASAESFYDPPSPLPAGSNGDVIRHETSTFYVDPIKLIKADASVQRIMYRSTDTHGAPIAVTGTVLTPRTAWHGSGPRPIVSYAVGTQGEGDDCAPSKALAAGFEYEGPFIAGLLTRGYGVVVTDYEGLGTPGDHTYVNRAAEAHAVLDAVRAAQRLPEAGLPDDGPVAIAGYSQGGGASAAAAELQPSYAPELQLKGAYAGAVPADLAEVAKNLDGHYAVGFLGFALVSMNYAYPELNIPALLNARGKQLFEQVRTECTVEAIAAHAFTQSSTLTNDGRSLTAYLGEEPYASRVAEQKIGTLKPSVPVLIVHSALDDIVPYAQDRDLGRTWCGKGVRVQFSTTLVPTHVLAAVRAFPEAFAWLEGRFAGLPAPTDCGLF